The window CAGCTTCGGCGGGGGCATCGCAGCTCTCGCGGCTGCGTTCAGCGACCGCCCAAAAGCTCTCGCAGTTTCCGTGCCGGTGACATCGGGCAGTGATTGGCTGCGCAGCATGACGCGCTATGCCGAGTTCTTGGAGCTGAAGTCCCGCGCGTTGACCGCAATCAGGGACAAGGCCGCGACCGGAAAGGTCGACATGGGCGACCGCGCCGACATCATGATTCCGGACCGACTCACGGCCGAAATCTATACGCAGAAGATTCCGATGGCCTTCGAAACGTTTTATCACGTCCTAAATCATGAGCCGATCGCACGCGCAGCCGAAATACGAATCCCAACGCTGATGTTCGGTGTCGAGACAGACGTGCTCGTCCCGGCACACCAGACCACGCGATTCTACGAAAAGCTAGTCGTTGAAAAAGAGCTTGAGATGTCGCCGACCGGCGTCCATTGGTCGCCGTATAACGAGTTGCTGCCGCTGGTCTCCTCAAAAACAATTGCTTGGTACGACCGCTTGCTCAAGCCGGAGCGCAGGTGAACCGCGCCATGAAAAGCAGGATCAAACCGTTCTCATCGGATTTAGCCAAATCGGTCTCCGACGAACTGGATGAAATGTCTGAGCTTCGGCGTCATCTGCCGGTCAATCAAGTATACGATGTGCAGGGAGGAAGAGGTGGTAGACCAGTCCTGCAGAATATGCACCAGACGGCCTTCTTCAAGATCCCTGCTCACGAGGCTCTCGGGCTGCAGGATAATTCCCAACCCAGACTGCGCTGCCGCCAGCAGAGCGTGGCCGTTGTTGATCGAAGCGTAGCCTTCTACGCGCGCGATGCGCGCTTCGCCAGATTTCGAAATAAGCCTGTACTCGCGCTCGGGACCCTGAGGGTAGCCGAAGCAGAGACAACGGTGGGTCGCAAGCTCGTCCAAGGTCGTCGGTTCGCCGTGCGCGTCGAGATAGCTAGGCGAAGCGCACAATATTCGACGCCAAGGGCGCAAAG is drawn from Nitrobacteraceae bacterium AZCC 2146 and contains these coding sequences:
- a CDS encoding dipeptidyl aminopeptidase/acylaminoacyl peptidase (product_source=COG1506; cath_funfam=3.40.50.1820; cog=COG1506; ko=KO:K06889; pfam=PF12146; superfamily=53474); translated protein: MSDTTTEELSFISGPGTKLSAKIYRPPAADDHKTGVVMCHGFGGIKEGVLPSLAKLLAEAGYTALTFDFRGFGASEGPQGRLVPDEQVEDTVTALEFLSQEGSVDPDRMGLYGTSFGGGIAALAAAFSDRPKALAVSVPVTSGSDWLRSMTRYAEFLELKSRALTAIRDKAATGKVDMGDRADIMIPDRLTAEIYTQKIPMAFETFYHVLNHEPIARAAEIRIPTLMFGVETDVLVPAHQTTRFYEKLVVEKELEMSPTGVHWSPYNELLPLVSSKTIAWYDRLLKPERR